In Micromonospora sp. LH3U1, one genomic interval encodes:
- a CDS encoding helix-turn-helix domain-containing protein produces the protein MPGGRLTQQERQQIALGLADSLPYAEIARRLDRPTSTVTREVMRNGGPTAYRADLAHRATERRAHRRGPASSARAAAVPQTHGRDAEAVAEYEEAFTTVLMASGLTKMAARVLTCLFTTDAGSLTASQLAQRLQVSPASISKAITFLEGQSLVRRERDERRRDRYLVDDELFYQATIASARANDQLVETARQGVAILGPHTPAAARLENIARFLDFISESITRAAEQARDVLRTRPETT, from the coding sequence ATGCCGGGAGGCAGGCTTACCCAGCAGGAACGCCAGCAGATCGCGCTGGGGCTGGCCGACAGCCTCCCCTACGCCGAGATCGCCCGGCGTCTCGACCGTCCTACCTCGACGGTCACCCGGGAGGTGATGCGCAACGGCGGCCCCACCGCCTACCGCGCCGACCTGGCCCACCGCGCCACCGAACGCCGCGCCCACCGGCGCGGGCCCGCCTCATCCGCACGGGCGGCCGCAGTTCCGCAGACGCACGGACGCGACGCGGAGGCCGTGGCCGAGTACGAGGAGGCGTTCACCACCGTCCTCATGGCGTCCGGCCTCACCAAGATGGCGGCCCGAGTGTTGACCTGCCTGTTCACCACCGACGCGGGCAGCCTCACCGCGTCCCAGCTCGCCCAGCGTCTCCAGGTCAGCCCGGCGTCCATCTCGAAGGCGATAACCTTCCTGGAGGGCCAGAGCCTCGTCCGCCGAGAACGCGACGAACGCCGTCGCGACCGCTACCTCGTGGACGACGAACTCTTCTACCAGGCGACGATCGCCAGCGCCCGAGCCAACGACCAGCTCGTCGAAACCGCACGCCAGGGCGTCGCCATCCTCGGCCCCCACACCCCCGCCGCCGCCCGCCTGGAGAACATCGCCCGCTTCCTCGACTTCATCAGCGAGAGCATCACCCGCGCCGCCGAACAGGCCCGCGACGTCCTCCGCACCAGACCCGAAACAACCTGA